From the genome of Hymenobacter sp. PAMC 26628, one region includes:
- a CDS encoding MBL fold metallo-hydrolase translates to MQIHAVDTGLFKLDGGAMFGVVPKSMWQKVYPADANNLCTWAMRSLLIEEGNRLTLIDTGLGDKQDAKFFSRVDYQPAGVLDQSLGALGFARADITDVFLTHLHFDHVGGAVVRRPDGALAPAFPNATYWSNQAHWDWATHPNPREKASFLAENILPLQESGQLRFIDPATGVPPGLPFRELLFADGHTEKLMVPVVEYKGRTLAFMSDLLPSAAHLPLPYVMGYDMRPLVTLAEKEAVLARAAAENWVLLLQHDHLTEACTVQATDRGVGLAERLRVADLG, encoded by the coding sequence ATGCAGATTCACGCAGTTGATACCGGTTTGTTCAAGCTCGATGGCGGCGCCATGTTCGGGGTGGTGCCCAAGTCGATGTGGCAGAAAGTTTACCCCGCCGATGCCAACAACCTGTGCACCTGGGCCATGCGCTCGTTGCTTATCGAAGAAGGGAACCGCCTGACGCTCATCGACACGGGCCTGGGCGACAAGCAGGACGCGAAGTTTTTCAGCCGCGTCGATTACCAGCCTGCCGGCGTGCTCGACCAGTCGCTGGGGGCCTTGGGCTTTGCGCGGGCCGACATCACGGACGTGTTTCTAACGCATTTGCACTTCGACCACGTGGGCGGGGCGGTGGTGCGCCGGCCCGACGGGGCCCTGGCGCCGGCCTTCCCCAACGCCACGTACTGGAGCAACCAGGCGCATTGGGACTGGGCCACCCACCCCAACCCGCGCGAAAAAGCCAGCTTCCTGGCCGAAAACATCCTGCCGCTCCAGGAAAGCGGCCAGCTGCGCTTTATCGACCCCGCCACCGGGGTGCCCCCCGGGCTGCCGTTCCGCGAGCTGCTGTTTGCCGACGGGCACACCGAGAAATTGATGGTGCCCGTGGTGGAATACAAGGGGCGCACGCTGGCGTTTATGTCCGATTTGCTGCCCAGCGCGGCCCATTTGCCGCTGCCCTACGTAATGGGCTACGACATGCGCCCGCTGGTGACGCTGGCCGAAAAAGAAGCCGTGCTGGCCCGTGCCGCCGCCGAAAACTGGGTGCTGCTGCTCCAGCACGACCACCTCACCGAGGCCTGCACCGTGCAGGCCACCGACCGCGGCGTGGGCCTGGCCGAGCGCCTGCGGGTGGCCGATTTGGGGTAA
- a CDS encoding patatin-like phospholipase family protein: MPYPAAAASPTPALALALSGGGARGIAHLGVLAALDELGLPVGRLAGVSSGGIAGAFYAAGFPPREILRLLLGTNVARLTRPVFSRLGLLGLDAVEALMASHLGPHVQFEELRLPLTLVATDLMAGESVYFSAGPLLPALLASSAVPIVYRAVEYQGRQLVDGGLLNNLPVEPLLSGGAPVVGVHCNPLNRAAHIPTLRRLVERTLQLAINANTSARKAQCALLLEPPELRHYRPLDYRKGAELFEVGHRYTLGRAAELRALLA; encoded by the coding sequence ATGCCGTACCCCGCCGCCGCCGCTTCTCCAACCCCCGCGCTGGCCCTGGCCCTGTCGGGCGGCGGGGCGCGGGGAATTGCGCACCTGGGCGTACTGGCCGCCCTCGACGAGCTGGGCCTGCCGGTGGGGCGGCTGGCGGGCGTCAGCTCGGGGGGCATTGCGGGGGCGTTTTACGCGGCCGGCTTTCCGCCGCGCGAGATTTTGCGGCTGCTGCTCGGCACCAACGTGGCCCGGCTCACGCGGCCGGTGTTCAGCCGGCTGGGGCTGCTGGGGCTCGATGCGGTGGAAGCCCTGATGGCCAGCCATTTGGGGCCCCACGTGCAGTTCGAGGAGTTGCGGCTGCCCCTCACGCTGGTCGCCACCGACTTGATGGCGGGCGAGTCGGTCTACTTCAGCGCGGGGCCGCTGCTGCCGGCGCTGCTGGCCTCGTCGGCGGTGCCCATCGTGTACCGGGCCGTGGAGTACCAGGGCCGCCAGCTCGTGGATGGGGGCCTGCTCAACAATTTGCCCGTCGAGCCGCTGCTCTCCGGCGGGGCCCCGGTGGTGGGCGTGCACTGTAACCCCCTCAACCGGGCGGCCCACATTCCTACGCTGCGCCGGCTGGTGGAGCGCACGTTGCAGCTGGCCATCAACGCCAATACCAGCGCCCGCAAGGCCCAGTGCGCCCTGCTGCTCGAGCCGCCCGAGCTGCGCCACTACCGCCCGCTCGATTACCGCAAGGGCGCCGAGCTGTTTGAGGTGGGCCACCGCTACACCCTGGGCCGGGCGGCCGAGCTGCGCGCCCTGCTGGCCTGA
- a CDS encoding Crp/Fnr family transcriptional regulator produces the protein MDPTNANLLSFLQSTGTIAPPQAVEIAAHFTPRTLEKHQFLLQAGRISDDYLFLDHGLLRAFVHDPDGNDVTTGFYTGGQVVFEVASFFNRPPARESIQALTDCAGWGLSFQQLNALFHARSEFREFGRGVLVGGFAALKDRMLAAITEPAAARYEHLIRAHPEIAQHAPLKHIASYLSTTDTSLSRIRKGPAKK, from the coding sequence GTGGACCCGACCAACGCCAACCTACTCTCCTTCTTGCAAAGCACGGGCACAATCGCGCCTCCGCAAGCTGTGGAAATCGCGGCGCACTTCACGCCCAGAACGCTGGAAAAGCACCAGTTTCTGCTGCAAGCCGGCCGCATCAGCGACGATTATCTTTTCCTCGACCACGGGCTGCTGCGGGCCTTTGTGCACGACCCGGACGGCAACGACGTCACGACCGGGTTTTACACTGGCGGGCAGGTTGTGTTCGAGGTGGCGTCGTTTTTTAACCGCCCGCCCGCCCGCGAGTCCATCCAGGCCCTGACCGATTGCGCGGGCTGGGGCCTGAGCTTCCAGCAGCTGAACGCCCTTTTTCACGCGCGCAGCGAGTTCCGGGAGTTTGGGCGGGGCGTGCTCGTGGGCGGCTTTGCGGCCCTCAAAGACCGGATGCTGGCCGCCATTACCGAGCCGGCTGCCGCCCGCTACGAGCACCTGATCCGCGCCCACCCCGAAATTGCGCAGCACGCGCCGCTCAAGCACATCGCCTCCTACCTGAGCACCACCGACACCTCGCTGAGCCGCATCCGCAAGGGCCCCGCCAAGAAATAA
- a CDS encoding AraC family transcriptional regulator, which yields MPQEIARYNGIYGDRQAGVSYDYLQSQLIAPRQRLTDWGLKPHLHGNLFQVFFLEAGRAAFEAPARAALITPCLVVIPAGTVHGFTFSPQVRGRTLTLAEGLLDTILQATPDVLVELNAVHVLAEFSAEVPFADLLALAQQIHAETHADLPGKQLALNGLFKLLFVKVFRLLHHNRRKAASPNRALHYFREFQKAIARAAPFEKKIADFAQELKITPVHLNRICQAVKGRTALQIVQAHTLRRAHNYLVYTSLSVSEIAYELQFVDPGYFTRFFRKQTGLSPGAYRARAYQAAGGPAAVQP from the coding sequence ATGCCTCAGGAAATTGCGCGCTACAACGGCATCTACGGCGACCGCCAAGCTGGCGTCAGCTACGATTACCTCCAGAGCCAGCTCATTGCCCCCCGCCAGCGCCTCACCGATTGGGGCCTGAAGCCGCACCTGCACGGCAATTTGTTCCAAGTATTTTTCCTCGAAGCCGGCCGCGCCGCTTTTGAGGCCCCCGCACGGGCGGCGCTCATCACGCCCTGCCTGGTGGTCATTCCGGCGGGCACGGTGCACGGCTTTACCTTTAGCCCGCAGGTGCGGGGGCGTACGCTCACGCTGGCCGAGGGCTTGCTCGACACCATTTTGCAAGCCACGCCCGACGTGCTGGTGGAGCTGAACGCGGTGCACGTGCTGGCCGAGTTCAGCGCCGAAGTGCCCTTTGCCGACCTGCTGGCCCTGGCCCAGCAAATCCACGCCGAAACCCACGCCGACCTGCCCGGTAAGCAGCTGGCCCTGAACGGTCTCTTCAAGCTGCTGTTCGTGAAGGTGTTCCGGCTGCTGCACCACAACCGCCGCAAGGCCGCCAGCCCGAACAGGGCCCTGCACTACTTCCGCGAGTTCCAGAAGGCCATTGCCCGGGCCGCGCCCTTTGAGAAGAAAATCGCCGACTTCGCCCAGGAGCTGAAGATTACGCCCGTGCACCTCAACCGCATTTGCCAGGCCGTGAAGGGGCGCACGGCCCTGCAAATTGTGCAGGCCCACACCCTGCGCCGGGCCCACAACTACCTGGTCTACACGTCGCTCTCGGTATCGGAAATCGCCTACGAGCTGCAATTCGTCGATCCCGGCTACTTCACCCGCTTTTTTCGCAAGCAAACCGGCCTCTCGCCGGGGGCCTACCGCGCCCGGGCCTACCAGGCCGCGGGGGGCCCGGCCGCCGTCCAGCCCTAG
- a CDS encoding glycoside hydrolase family 97 protein yields MRLITSFLIGWLLCSGAAQAQRAVRLKSPDGQLVFTFRLTPRAPVYQVSLAGQPVVAESALGLVFKEGGPFSAGLKLLSARPSQTDETYALPVGKNSRVRNHYRQVVLALQEKAGARRQVNVVVRAFDDGLAFRYEFPAQKNWASYVLTEENSTFNLAGNPTVLTLFRENYTTSHEGLYSRLPLAKIQADTLMDLPTLFELPGRAYLAITEAAVRDYATLYLAKHDGVLTSRLSPLPGQTDVKVVAALPHRSPWRVLLLGRRVETLLESNIVASLNEPPAIQDFSWLRPGLSTFHWWNGDVVPDTTFSPGLNFETNKYYIDFCARHGLAYHSVIGYGGVAWYVNDGISYAPGPHSDVTRPVPSLDMQQVCDYAKSKGVGIRVWVHWQPFYAQLDKALAQFEAWGVQGMMVDFMDRDDQQMVNMQEEMLRKAAQHHLHIQFHGAAKPTGLARTYPNEFTREGTLNYENNKWAGPMLPDHDLNMPFTRGLAGPTDYHLGGFRAVPLAQFKPQQTRPLMVGTRCHMLAMYVVLESPLGLVCDYPAAYENQPGFEFITALPTVWDETRVPQAAVGQYACFARRRGPDWYVGTINSSEARTLALKLDFLPAGEYEATLFGDAPDVATDPNHLVKQTRRVRRSDVVELNLAAGGGQVMVLRKQR; encoded by the coding sequence ATGCGTCTGATAACAAGCTTTTTAATTGGCTGGCTGCTGTGCAGCGGGGCCGCCCAGGCGCAACGCGCCGTCCGGCTAAAATCGCCCGATGGGCAGCTGGTTTTTACCTTTCGCCTCACGCCCCGGGCCCCGGTGTATCAAGTCAGCCTGGCGGGCCAGCCGGTCGTGGCCGAATCGGCGCTGGGCTTGGTATTCAAGGAAGGCGGGCCCTTTTCGGCGGGCCTCAAACTGCTGAGCGCTAGGCCCTCCCAAACCGACGAAACCTACGCGCTGCCCGTGGGCAAGAACAGCCGGGTGCGCAACCACTACCGCCAGGTGGTGCTGGCCTTGCAAGAAAAAGCCGGGGCCCGGCGGCAAGTGAACGTGGTGGTGCGGGCGTTCGACGACGGCTTGGCGTTCCGCTACGAATTTCCGGCGCAGAAAAACTGGGCGTCCTACGTCCTCACCGAGGAAAACTCAACCTTCAACCTGGCCGGCAACCCCACGGTGCTCACGCTGTTCCGGGAAAATTACACCACCTCGCACGAGGGCCTGTACAGCCGCCTGCCGCTGGCTAAAATCCAGGCAGACACGCTGATGGACCTGCCGACGCTGTTCGAGCTGCCGGGCCGCGCCTACCTGGCCATTACCGAAGCGGCCGTGCGCGACTACGCCACCCTGTATTTGGCCAAGCACGACGGCGTACTCACGAGCCGCCTCTCGCCGCTGCCGGGCCAAACCGACGTAAAGGTCGTGGCCGCGCTGCCGCACCGCAGCCCGTGGCGCGTGCTGCTGCTGGGCCGCCGGGTAGAAACGCTGCTGGAATCGAACATCGTTGCCAGCCTCAACGAGCCCCCGGCCATTCAGGACTTTAGCTGGCTCCGGCCGGGCCTCAGCACCTTTCACTGGTGGAACGGCGACGTGGTGCCCGACACCACCTTCAGCCCGGGCCTGAACTTTGAGACCAACAAGTACTACATTGACTTCTGCGCCCGCCACGGGCTGGCCTACCACAGCGTCATCGGCTACGGCGGTGTGGCTTGGTACGTGAACGACGGCATCAGCTACGCCCCGGGGCCCCATTCCGACGTAACGCGCCCGGTGCCGAGCCTCGACATGCAGCAGGTTTGCGACTACGCCAAGAGCAAGGGCGTGGGCATTCGCGTGTGGGTGCACTGGCAGCCGTTCTACGCGCAGCTCGACAAGGCCCTGGCGCAGTTTGAGGCCTGGGGCGTGCAGGGCATGATGGTCGATTTCATGGACCGCGACGACCAGCAGATGGTGAACATGCAGGAGGAAATGCTGCGCAAGGCGGCCCAGCACCACCTGCACATCCAGTTCCACGGGGCCGCCAAGCCCACCGGCCTGGCCCGCACCTACCCCAACGAGTTCACCCGCGAGGGCACCCTCAACTACGAAAACAACAAGTGGGCGGGGCCCATGCTGCCCGACCACGACCTGAACATGCCCTTCACCCGGGGCCTGGCCGGGCCCACCGACTACCACCTCGGCGGCTTCCGGGCCGTGCCCTTGGCCCAGTTCAAGCCCCAGCAAACCCGGCCCCTGATGGTGGGCACCCGCTGCCACATGCTGGCCATGTACGTGGTGCTGGAAAGCCCGCTGGGCCTGGTGTGCGACTACCCCGCGGCCTACGAAAACCAGCCCGGTTTCGAGTTCATCACGGCCCTGCCCACGGTGTGGGACGAAACCCGCGTGCCGCAAGCCGCCGTGGGCCAGTACGCCTGCTTCGCCCGCCGCCGGGGCCCCGACTGGTACGTGGGCACCATCAACAGCAGCGAAGCCCGCACCCTGGCCCTCAAGCTGGATTTCCTACCCGCTGGCGAGTACGAGGCTACTTTATTTGGCGACGCGCCGGACGTGGCCACCGACCCCAACCACCTGGTGAAGCAAACCCGCCGGGTGCGCCGCAGCGACGTGGTGGAGCTGAACCTGGCGGCCGGCGGCGGGCAGGTGATGGTGCTCAGAAAGCAGCGGTAA
- a CDS encoding 1-acyl-sn-glycerol-3-phosphate acyltransferase produces the protein MPARKTSTVWFYIAKFVFWVSGWKLGQLANPDIKKSMMIAAPHTSNWDLIYARAAFYLMDVDVRFTVKKEWTDHWLLGGLVRSVGGLAVDRTKNNSLVEGMAELFNAHDELVILITPEGTRKYQPRWRKGYYFAASAAHVPIRLGYLDYKNKEAGIGPAVYPSGDYAADEEKIKAFYRTKTGRFPAQGVR, from the coding sequence ATGCCCGCCCGCAAAACCTCTACCGTCTGGTTCTACATCGCCAAATTCGTGTTCTGGGTATCGGGCTGGAAACTGGGCCAGCTGGCCAACCCCGACATCAAGAAAAGCATGATGATTGCGGCGCCCCACACCAGCAACTGGGACCTGATTTACGCCCGCGCTGCGTTTTACCTGATGGACGTGGACGTGCGCTTCACCGTGAAAAAGGAGTGGACCGACCACTGGCTGCTCGGGGGACTGGTGCGCTCGGTGGGTGGCCTGGCCGTGGACCGCACCAAGAACAACAGCCTCGTGGAGGGCATGGCCGAGCTCTTCAACGCCCACGACGAGCTGGTGATTCTTATCACCCCCGAGGGCACCCGCAAGTACCAGCCGCGCTGGCGCAAAGGCTATTACTTCGCCGCTTCGGCCGCGCACGTGCCCATCCGGCTGGGCTATTTGGACTACAAAAACAAGGAAGCCGGCATTGGCCCGGCCGTGTACCCGAGCGGTGATTACGCCGCCGACGAGGAAAAAATCAAGGCCTTCTACCGCACCAAAACCGGCCGCTTCCCTGCCCAGGGCGTGCGCTGA
- a CDS encoding DUF4159 domain-containing protein, translating into MLKHLLLAAALLLTATAAAPAPGAPSFRIAKLHYGGGGDWYANKTSLPNLISFCNQALHTNIAPDEATVELDSPELLDYPFVHMTGHGNVSFTAAEAQNLRRYLIGGGFLHIDDNYGLDKFIRPEMKKVFPELEFVELPYSHPIYHQKYPFPHGLPKVHEHDGKRAQGFGLVYKGRLVCFYSFECDLGNGWEDVGTYPEDPPAVHDAALRMGANLVSYALTQD; encoded by the coding sequence ATGCTGAAACACCTGCTCCTCGCTGCTGCCCTGCTCCTCACCGCCACGGCCGCCGCGCCGGCGCCGGGGGCCCCCAGCTTCCGCATCGCCAAGCTGCACTACGGCGGCGGGGGCGACTGGTACGCCAACAAAACCAGCCTGCCGAACCTCATCAGCTTCTGCAACCAGGCGCTGCACACCAACATCGCGCCCGACGAGGCCACCGTGGAGCTGGATTCGCCGGAGCTGCTCGACTACCCGTTTGTGCATATGACGGGCCACGGCAACGTGAGCTTTACGGCCGCCGAGGCCCAGAACCTGCGGCGCTACCTCATCGGCGGCGGCTTCCTGCACATCGACGACAACTACGGACTCGACAAGTTCATCCGGCCCGAGATGAAGAAAGTCTTTCCCGAACTGGAATTCGTGGAGCTGCCCTACTCCCACCCCATTTACCACCAGAAATACCCGTTTCCGCACGGCCTGCCCAAGGTGCACGAGCACGATGGCAAACGCGCCCAGGGCTTTGGCCTCGTGTACAAAGGCCGTCTGGTGTGCTTCTACAGCTTCGAGTGCGACCTGGGCAACGGCTGGGAAGACGTGGGCACCTACCCCGAAGACCCGCCCGCCGTGCACGACGCGGCCCTGCGCATGGGCGCCAACCTGGTGAGCTACGCCCTCACGCAGGACTAA
- a CDS encoding RsmE family RNA methyltransferase, protein MLTCYAPDLRPGQPAYTLSEEESKHAVRVLRLGPGAPVALVDGRGGRYQAVVADANPKRCQLRLTAHEAVPPRPYLTHVAVAPTKNLDRLEWFVEKAVEVGVDRISFLRCARSERRELKLERLEKIAVSALKQSGQAWLPQLDELTDFAPFVAAAEAATTFIAHLEAGERTALAQVAAAGTGCCVLIGPEGDFTPEEIALALGRGIRPVTLGASRLRTETAALAAVFTAHIAREI, encoded by the coding sequence ATGCTGACCTGCTACGCCCCCGACCTGCGCCCCGGCCAACCGGCCTATACCCTCTCCGAAGAAGAAAGCAAGCACGCCGTGCGCGTGCTGCGCCTGGGCCCCGGTGCCCCCGTGGCCCTCGTGGACGGCCGCGGGGGCCGCTACCAAGCGGTGGTGGCCGACGCCAACCCCAAGCGCTGCCAGCTGCGCCTCACTGCCCACGAAGCCGTGCCGCCCCGCCCCTACCTCACCCACGTGGCCGTGGCCCCCACCAAAAACCTCGACCGCCTGGAGTGGTTCGTCGAAAAGGCCGTGGAGGTGGGCGTGGACCGCATTTCCTTCCTGCGCTGCGCCCGCTCCGAGCGCCGCGAGCTGAAGCTGGAGCGCCTCGAAAAAATCGCCGTCAGCGCCCTCAAGCAGTCGGGCCAAGCGTGGCTGCCGCAGCTTGACGAACTGACGGATTTTGCGCCTTTTGTGGCCGCCGCCGAGGCCGCCACCACCTTCATTGCGCACCTGGAAGCAGGCGAGCGCACGGCCCTGGCGCAGGTGGCCGCCGCGGGCACCGGCTGCTGCGTGCTCATTGGGCCGGAAGGCGACTTTACCCCGGAGGAAATTGCGCTGGCGCTCGGCCGCGGCATTCGGCCCGTGACGCTGGGGGCCTCCCGGCTGCGCACCGAAACGGCGGCGCTGGCAGCGGTTTTCACGGCGCACATCGCCCGGGAAATCTAA
- a CDS encoding S1/P1 nuclease, giving the protein MIRFRLLPLLLLTLAPARLWAWGVEGHRAVGRLAEHHLTSQARRAVHELLGTETVTLVSTWADEILYPSVPEFKGTNAWHYVNSPAGLGHDQYVQDLKAQTTPNAYRALLDNLAILKDKSKPKADRAVALKFVIHLVGDVHQPLHAGRLEDKGGNAIKLTYHGKETNLHSLWDSGLLDYQGLSYSEMGQQYDDVPKAQQRQWQRDDVAQWLWESYQLSEQIYAEAAQNPTGFDYRYYPEHGPQVQRRIQQAGLRLAAVLNEALK; this is encoded by the coding sequence ATGATTCGTTTTCGTCTCCTACCGCTTCTCCTTTTAACCCTCGCACCCGCCCGCCTTTGGGCCTGGGGCGTGGAAGGCCACCGCGCCGTGGGCCGTTTGGCCGAGCACCACCTTACCAGCCAAGCGCGCCGCGCGGTGCACGAGTTGCTGGGCACCGAAACCGTGACGCTGGTGAGCACCTGGGCCGACGAAATCCTGTACCCGTCCGTGCCCGAGTTCAAGGGCACCAATGCGTGGCACTACGTGAACAGCCCCGCTGGCCTCGGCCACGACCAGTACGTGCAGGACCTGAAGGCCCAAACCACCCCCAACGCCTACCGCGCGCTGCTCGACAACCTGGCCATCCTGAAGGACAAGTCCAAGCCCAAGGCCGACCGGGCGGTGGCCCTGAAGTTCGTCATCCACCTCGTGGGCGACGTGCACCAGCCCCTGCACGCCGGCCGCCTCGAAGACAAGGGCGGCAACGCCATCAAGCTGACCTACCACGGCAAGGAAACCAACCTGCACAGCCTCTGGGACAGCGGCCTGCTGGATTACCAGGGCCTGAGCTACTCCGAAATGGGCCAGCAGTACGACGACGTGCCCAAGGCCCAGCAGCGCCAATGGCAGCGCGACGACGTGGCCCAGTGGCTGTGGGAATCGTACCAGCTCAGCGAGCAGATTTACGCCGAAGCCGCCCAAAACCCCACTGGCTTCGACTACCGCTACTACCCCGAGCACGGGCCTCAGGTGCAGCGGCGCATCCAGCAAGCCGGCCTGCGCCTAGCCGCCGTGCTGAACGAGGCGTTGAAATAG
- the pckA gene encoding phosphoenolpyruvate carboxykinase (ATP), producing MPTPTSSPTADRLKPLGFGATTGAVHLNLPPAALVDHALRRGEGELTDTGALMCDTGQFTGRSPKDRFIVRDAGTESSVWWGDINIPFAPEKFDQLHQKMVAYLADKEVFVRDAYAGAHPSYQLRLRVVNELAWHNLFCYNLFLRPEAGADTAWLPNFSIICAPGFLADPAVDGTRQANFAVINFTKKMILIGGTAYAGEMKKGIFGVLNYLLPHAHATLPMHCSANVGPQGDTAIFFGLSGTGKTTLSADPNRGLIGDDEHGWTPGGEVFNFEGGCYAKVIDLSREKEPEIWNAIRYGAIVENTRFVLGTHTVDYANKSVTENTRTAYPIDFIANAVEPGVAGAPQNIFFLTADAFGVLPPISKLDKSHAMYLFMSGYTAKVAGTEMGITEPQTTFSACFGAVFLPLHPTKYAEMLGQKMDENPDVNVWLINTGWTGGAYGTGHRMKLGYTRAMITAALTGQLDTVKFNPHPVFGVMVPGAVPGVPSEILDPRRTWADKDAYDRTANALADKFVANFEKYADFAKEEILAGAPRAAVTV from the coding sequence ATGCCAACGCCCACCTCCTCGCCCACCGCCGACCGCCTGAAGCCCCTGGGCTTTGGTGCCACCACCGGGGCCGTACACCTCAACCTGCCGCCCGCTGCGCTGGTTGACCACGCCCTGCGCCGGGGCGAAGGCGAACTCACCGACACCGGGGCCCTGATGTGCGACACCGGCCAGTTCACGGGCCGCTCGCCCAAGGACCGCTTCATCGTGCGGGACGCCGGCACGGAAAGCAGCGTGTGGTGGGGCGACATCAACATCCCGTTTGCGCCGGAAAAATTCGACCAGCTGCACCAGAAAATGGTGGCTTACCTGGCCGACAAGGAAGTGTTCGTGCGCGACGCCTACGCCGGGGCCCACCCCTCCTACCAGCTGCGGCTGCGCGTGGTGAACGAGCTGGCCTGGCACAACCTGTTCTGCTACAACCTGTTCCTGCGCCCCGAGGCCGGCGCCGACACTGCCTGGCTGCCCAATTTTAGCATCATCTGCGCCCCGGGCTTCCTCGCCGACCCAGCCGTGGACGGCACCCGCCAGGCCAACTTCGCCGTCATCAACTTCACCAAGAAGATGATTCTGATCGGGGGCACGGCCTACGCCGGGGAGATGAAAAAGGGCATTTTTGGGGTGCTGAACTACTTGCTGCCCCACGCGCACGCCACGCTGCCCATGCACTGCTCGGCCAACGTGGGGCCCCAGGGCGACACGGCCATCTTCTTCGGCCTTTCGGGCACGGGAAAAACCACCCTCTCGGCCGACCCCAACCGCGGCCTCATCGGCGACGACGAGCACGGCTGGACGCCCGGGGGCGAGGTGTTCAACTTCGAGGGTGGCTGCTACGCCAAAGTCATTGACTTGAGCCGCGAGAAGGAACCCGAAATCTGGAACGCCATCCGCTACGGCGCCATCGTGGAGAACACGCGCTTCGTGCTCGGCACCCACACCGTGGACTACGCCAACAAATCGGTGACCGAAAACACGCGCACCGCCTACCCCATCGACTTCATTGCCAACGCCGTGGAGCCAGGCGTGGCCGGGGCCCCGCAGAACATTTTCTTCCTCACCGCCGACGCCTTCGGGGTGCTGCCGCCCATCAGCAAGCTCGACAAAAGCCACGCCATGTACCTGTTCATGTCGGGCTACACGGCCAAGGTGGCGGGCACCGAAATGGGCATCACCGAGCCGCAAACCACGTTCTCGGCTTGCTTCGGGGCGGTGTTCCTGCCGCTGCACCCCACCAAGTACGCCGAGATGCTGGGCCAGAAAATGGACGAAAACCCCGACGTGAACGTGTGGCTCATCAACACTGGCTGGACTGGCGGCGCCTACGGCACTGGCCACCGCATGAAGCTGGGCTACACCCGCGCCATGATCACGGCCGCCCTCACCGGCCAGCTCGACACGGTAAAATTCAACCCCCACCCCGTGTTCGGGGTGATGGTGCCCGGGGCCGTGCCCGGCGTGCCGAGCGAAATCCTGGACCCGCGCCGCACCTGGGCCGATAAGGATGCCTACGACCGCACCGCCAACGCCCTGGCCGACAAGTTTGTGGCCAACTTCGAGAAGTACGCCGATTTTGCCAAGGAAGAAATTCTGGCTGGGGCCCCCCGGGCGGCGGTGACGGTGTAA